The nucleotide sequence GATAATTAGAAAACCCATTGATAAATCAACACCTCTGTTAGGTGTTGCAATTTCCAATAATGAAGTAATGGATTGTTTTATTAACCATTATCGGACAAGTTTAAATGGAGGATTAGAATTATATTTTAATTTAAAGCTAATCGGAGCTCAAATATTGGAATACAGTGTACTCCATCCTAACTCTTTAGAAAATAATGACCAGCAACCTCAAGAAACGCTATCGTTAATATATAAAAGTATAACGTGGAACCATATTATCGCAGGGACCGGCGGTTATAGTATATGGGAAGATACGGTATATTAACTCTCAATAAAATACCACCTCCCAAACGGGAGGTATTTAGATAAACCTCAAAACAAACTTCAAAACAAACTTCAAAATAAATTTCACTCTATAATCCATTAAATAAATATCAATTATTTTCTTTTTCTTTTTCTTTTTCTTTTTCTTTTTCTTTTTCTTCACTATCAGATTTATTCATAGTAAGAAGACAAGAATATGCAATTGCAAAAAACAAAGCACCAAACCGGATTGATCTATAATCATAAATACTAAAATAATGTGGAAATATATATACCAGTACACCGCCATTTACAGCAATGTTATGCTGTACAGTATTAACAATCACAAAGATAACAGTAAAAAGCACCGTTCGAATATGACCCCTTACATATTCCCTCAACTTAAACAGTACAATAAGCACCAAAATAGACATTGCGTAATAAATAATTACAAAAAAGACATTGTAATAGGATAATGTCACATCATCACTCATCTTTTTCACCATTATCTCTGCTTTCCTTTTCTTTACTATAGGGTCTATCCATAATAAGAAGACAAGGATATAAAAATAAAAGAAAATTCGCACCATATCTAATTGAATCATAATCGTCAATGCTAAAATAATGTGGGAATATATATACCAGCACACCACCATTTACAAAAATACCATATTGAATAGCACCAATAACCACAATAATAACAGTAAAAATCACCTCTCTAATATAGCCCCTGACATATTCACTCAGCTTAAACAGTACAATAAGCACCAAAATAGACATTACGTAATAAATAATTACAAAAAAGACATTGTAATAGGATAATGTCACATCATCATTCATGTTTCTCACCTTCAGAAATCGAATAAATACTGAGACCTGTCACCATATCACCAATAAGTTCAGCAATCAAAGGTATCCTCCCCATCACCTGCCATCCCCTAATGTAATCAGTTTTTATATACCGAAATAAACGAAAAGTTCCGGGCCTCACAACAGATCTTGCCATTCCGTACCCAGACAACGCCAGATCTACATAACCGTAAACTCTATCACCATCAGTTTCACTATAACCAAGCGTTTTAGCTGCATCACGATAAACATCTCTTACCGGACCTGAAACCTCTTTCCTTAATAACAGGTAATACCCATTCTCATAAACATTATTTCCTCCCTGTATCAGTAGAGGTACACCAAAACCGGCACAAGCGGCGCCAAGAGAGGCCACACATACGCCAAGACCGGCAAAAATCTGAGAACCACCGCTAACAAAACCAATTCGTTTCAAAGTTAAATTGGTTTTTTCATCCTCTTCTTCTTTTTGAACAATCATATATATCTGGCTATCATTCATTAACAGGTCAAATTCCTGTCTCTTTAGGTTATCTATTTCATCTTGCAGGATTGCAATACCACCATCAGCAGATAAGCAATTTGTACCTATCTCATGATTAACCGTTCTGATGAGTTCATTTATTTCAAAAAGGAAACGACTTCCGCTTCTAACATCAGAAAGATATCTAAAATTAAGCTTGGATGATATCTCATGTAATTCTTGGATTTTGGGCTCTAAATAATGCCAACTCTGTCTTGATGAAAATACCATGTTAAACCTCTATAACTCGTTAATTTTGACTCATGCGATCCCCAAACAATGTGATAACCATTCCATGATCCTGTCCAAAAGAACATTGTAAGCCCTTAACCTTAGAATGCTGATTGTAAATTCCAATGGATAACCGTTATATAAAAAGGTCCTCATCCACGGCTGAATCAGATAGCTATGATTTGGTCCCACATGATCCTAATTCCTGACAATACCTATTAAGGCACTCCAATATCGAGAAATACTTTTCCATAGCGAATACCCAGATTATCTGGGCCATACAATATCTTTACGACTTCTATCAAACCAAACCCATTAAATCACAACAATAGAACAACAAACAGTCTTTTTTCCCCGGATATTCTATTTCCTAAACACTAACCATTATTCAAACCTAATTTTTCTCTAAACGCTATCTATTATTCAAACCTAACCATTCCCTGCTATATGCTATTATTTTCTTCCTTACACGATTAGAGTTTCATTTGAAATAACATTTTCCACATCGGCTTAATGCCAAAATCAGCAATATCAGTCAGGCAATGTCTCTTATGCTCAGGCATAGTGTTCTCAATTGGAGGATACAATGCACAATGATAAAACTGACGCCTACGTCAAACGATTCAATCAGGTATTTAATTATATTGAGCGTCATTTGGATGAACCGCTCACATTGGAACAACTGAGTGAGGTAGCGAATTTTTCGCGTTATCACTTTCACAGGCAGTTTGCCAATTACTGCGGTATACCGGTAGGGCGCTATATCCAATTAATGCGATTAAAGCGTGCTTCCTACCTTCATTACCTTAATTTTGTGCATGAAGTCGCTACACACGAATTACTGACGGATATTTACTTACCGCTTAAATAGAGTGGCGCTTGTGTCGCAGGCACATATTTTACGGCACGTTATTAACAGTTTGCTCAAAACCTCGAAAGAACGGTACTGTCGTATTGGAGGATGGCTAACAGCCCCCCTCCAGCTCTTCATCAATAATCAATAAGAATGTAAAACCTCATTAATTTCTACTCAGATTACTTTAGATAACTCTTTTTGGACTATTCTCATTTTTTTTATAAACAATAATTTCATCAAAATCGTTATTACGTGTCAGCCACAGAGAAAGTGCTTTCAGCGAATCAGGGGTGAATTCATCACAGCGAGCGGTTATCTCCTCCGGTGTCAACCAGCATACATCATCAATTTCCGCTTCCTGTAAAGCAAACGGACCGTGACTGATACAACTGAATAGTGCGCCACAAATACGGCAGTCCTCTGCTTCATAATAAAAACTACCATGTTCTGCAAAAGGCACACCGGCAATACCTAACTCCTCTTCCGCTTCGCGCCGGGCAGAATCCAGCATATTTTCACCCGTCAGCACCACACCACCTGCGGTCGCGTCCAGATTTCCCGGATAAAAATCTTTAGTCACTGTACGATGTTGAACCAAAATCTTTCCCATGCCGTTGTGAACGACAATATAAGTCGCACGGTGTCGTAAACGTTGGGCACGCATTTGCCGACGCGTAGCCTGAGCGATGACTTCATTATTTTCATTAACGATATCAATCCACTCAATATTCACTACATTCTCTTGTTCCATCTTCAAAAAACCTTTTTTATTAGCAAAAAATTGCAAATCTACAAGACGTTTATTTTACTCAAAACAACCAAATCGATAGAGGCTCTACGAAGTTATTCGTTTCGGACGGCTCATGCAACCTTTTCGCTAAACTTGAAATAGAACAGCAACGAAACTGTAGCCCGATAAGATTTTTACTGGTAATGATAACAGGGTTGATAGCTTCATTTTATCAACCCTGCAAATTAGAAAAGAGAATCTCAACCATCATCCGCCCATATTCCTCATTATGGCGGCATTATTTCCTAGCGTTCTATTATTCGGTTATATACCCGTCATCTTTCAAGTTGCCTCTTTGTTGGCTGCACTCACTCACCCCGGTCACATAGTTTTCTATGCTCCCGGGGATTCGCTCCCTTGCCGTCGCGATGCATCTTGAAATCCATAGGGTATAAATATCAATTCACTAATCTTAATATTTAATTTATTCACCTTTATTTCATCATAACTCTTTCTCAATCCGTGTGGCAATATTGGTATAACGCGTTAAGGCCAAAATACTCTGTTTATCTTGTAAAGTATCAATAAGTGCTTGTTCTAACTGGTTATCCATATTCAAAAATAGTGTATTACGTTGCCGAATATCAGGAATAATATCACTCCTTTCATTCATTGTATTTTCAAATAATTGCTTCTGATCTTGATAAAAATAATATTTGTCTGGCGCAAACAACTCTGCAATTCGATCGCCAATGTAATGAATATATTTAAGCATACGATGATCAGGCACCCCCAAGGCATATTTCAAAGTCGGGTTTGCATTACGTGGAAACCATTTGTTCTTATCAGCGTCGCTTATCTGTTTAAAAAATTCTTTCTGAATCTCCAATGCCACCTTCATATTATCTTTCGTTTCATTATTCAATGACGGAATCAAATACAATTTTGCCATGACAGGTAATATTTCTGTGAGCCGTATAAGATCGTTTGAATCACTCTTTTTTAAAGTTTCAATAATGAGATCAGCTTTATAAAAGTGAACGATTTCCCCATGATGCAAGAAAACTTCCTGACCGTTTGTTAAACCTAACAATTCAATAGTACTAAATAGATAACCCAAAGGCCCCCAATAATTATAAAGCCAATTATCTAAGTCTTTTTCCGGGGGCATAGAGGGGACTAGATCATTTTCATTCACATGACGGTAATGTGTAATTTCTTCTAATTCTTGTACTGCACTACGGGTTAATGTCCGCGGCATCCCATAACTATATAAGCAAGGATGATATTTTTTCAGTTGGGCACTATGTAATAACCCTAAAGCGCCCCCCAAACTGTGTCCACAAATAAATAAGTTTCGACTTCTAGCTAAATCAATAACTTTATCAAACACATTTTCATCAGAACCGGGAGCTTTTAACTGACCAATAAGATTAAATGCCTCCCAAAAACCCCGATGAACCTTACCATTATTAATAAAACCACTGCATACACCGTCTGGCTCACAACCCAATTTCAATGGTTGATACATAATGTCAGTGAGGGCGTCATTGACACTCGCCGTTCCCCGCCAGCTAACAATAATTTCCTGTTGATTAGCGACATAAAATAACTCCGTATCTCCTATCCCACTTTCACCCGCTTTTGAATCAATAAATACAACATCAGTATAACGTTCACTAAATGGCACATCATAAACAATGGGCGTACGTGATATTTTTTCC is from Photorhabdus laumondii subsp. laumondii and encodes:
- a CDS encoding Hcp family type VI secretion system effector — protein: MADLIYLTIKGKNQGLISAGCSSIDSIGNKYQVNHQDEILVYGLSHSMLRKKNVKHQPVIIRKPIDKSTPLLGVAISNNEVMDCFINHYRTSLNGGLELYFNLKLIGAQILEYSVLHPNSLENNDQQPQETLSLIYKSITWNHIIAGTGGYSIWEDTVY
- a CDS encoding DUF4225 domain-containing protein, translating into MVFSSRQSWHYLEPKIQELHEISSKLNFRYLSDVRSGSRFLFEINELIRTVNHEIGTNCLSADGGIAILQDEIDNLKRQEFDLLMNDSQIYMIVQKEEEDEKTNLTLKRIGFVSGGSQIFAGLGVCVASLGAACAGFGVPLLIQGGNNVYENGYYLLLRKEVSGPVRDVYRDAAKTLGYSETDGDRVYGYVDLALSGYGMARSVVRPGTFRLFRYIKTDYIRGWQVMGRIPLIAELIGDMVTGLSIYSISEGEKHE
- the yfcD gene encoding NUDIX hydrolase YfcD, with the translated sequence MEQENVVNIEWIDIVNENNEVIAQATRRQMRAQRLRHRATYIVVHNGMGKILVQHRTVTKDFYPGNLDATAGGVVLTGENMLDSARREAEEELGIAGVPFAEHGSFYYEAEDCRICGALFSCISHGPFALQEAEIDDVCWLTPEEITARCDEFTPDSLKALSLWLTRNNDFDEIIVYKKNENSPKRVI
- a CDS encoding lipase family protein, with the protein product MSELCPSGTIDSQKMTENWVEFQLVDEQGNPLVNMPYRLISSGRLRDERKGVTNNQGLLREENLSSDAVTLYISAQPLADEMEQRPLREKRSIRASVVKPKAETEGHQHRYVTIGQISDGLPVIDKWIEEKPPRYHFPDPVPKGFRVLSTNCRYILEVCPFRAWVLLLHHQKDYSLVNAYNLALMGLLSYFDDNVDIAGSITHFFNRQMLDISQLPSKVEKISRTPIVYDVPFSERYTDVVFIDSKAGESGIGDTELFYVANQQEIIVSWRGTASVNDALTDIMYQPLKLGCEPDGVCSGFINNGKVHRGFWEAFNLIGQLKAPGSDENVFDKVIDLARSRNLFICGHSLGGALGLLHSAQLKKYHPCLYSYGMPRTLTRSAVQELEEITHYRHVNENDLVPSMPPEKDLDNWLYNYWGPLGYLFSTIELLGLTNGQEVFLHHGEIVHFYKADLIIETLKKSDSNDLIRLTEILPVMAKLYLIPSLNNETKDNMKVALEIQKEFFKQISDADKNKWFPRNANPTLKYALGVPDHRMLKYIHYIGDRIAELFAPDKYYFYQDQKQLFENTMNERSDIIPDIRQRNTLFLNMDNQLEQALIDTLQDKQSILALTRYTNIATRIEKEL